A window from Micromonospora terminaliae encodes these proteins:
- a CDS encoding S8 family peptidase, producing the protein MLATALAAAGLTAHPAAAQERPAAPVTGRPGTFTLITGDRVSLGADGRPEIQRAPGRAGVRFVSSREGGHRYVIPVDAVPLLHDGRLDRRLFDLTTLGEYGYDDRAAELPLLVAYPENAAAPARSAAVRGAARVHADLPAAHALAVRADRNGRAELWSSLTRGTTSERTLAPGVTRVWLDGKRRVSLDRSVPQIGAPTAWQAGFDGTGVTVGVLDTGIDAGHPDFAGHLAAVRDFTGGDDPTDTIGHGTHVASTIVGSGAASGGRYRGVAPGAKLVVGKVCATNECLDSDVIAGMEWAAAQARVVNLSLGDTDRPGLDPLETAVQDLSHRYGTLFVVAAGNEGKPKSVMTPASADDALAVAAVDADDQRAYFSARGPRVGDNHIKPEISAPGVDIVAAAPGGGYATMSGTSMATPHVAGSAAILAGQHPDWSGPQLKAALMDSAKPAGEDSLYEQGAGRLDIGRAVSQPVAAEVAAIDFPVQRWPHADDTPVAQVVGYRNTGTAPVTLTLGVAPAPAGMVTVSPSTLVVPPGGRAQATITVDTRVDAPDGLYQGALTATGAGDLRVRTPFALNREIESYDVRLDHTGRGGRPATEYTTVAANLATGEFSTLDGQPGGGVLRLPKGRYALYSTIHEGAASTLLAQPVLDVHGPVTEALDARTARPVSLTLPDRDAAPISINVSANWNDGFRYPGVQLDGESFEEVFFGRIGPVVTAPEFTATLGVGLARPGPDRSFRNSPYTYDLAYVRQGDMFTGLARTLSPKNLATVKATYRSQSTTASAVRFHRAASPGGAGPIGSRTSFDLPFRATEYYNTDGGIVWTSTFVEGDNLTTQESTFQPGRTYTQTWNAAPFGPTVGGAPALAPLGYAGRDGDTISIASPPLFGDAAGRPASRDDLPVRLRLFRDGTEIATADSAYADFPVPPGKASYRLEATVTRGAPDTLSTAVSVAWTFTSAHTSKPERLPLTTARPTPTLDDTNTARAGTTTTLPVALDRQAGSTAGPGRLLAVSASFDDGRTWVALRVHGDSALIRHPRQPDFVSLRLTAADGAGNTVTQTILRAYRIA; encoded by the coding sequence GTGCTCGCCACCGCGCTCGCCGCGGCGGGCCTGACGGCCCACCCGGCGGCAGCGCAGGAGAGGCCGGCGGCGCCGGTCACCGGCAGGCCCGGCACCTTCACGCTGATCACGGGGGACCGGGTGTCGCTGGGCGCGGACGGCCGACCCGAGATCCAGCGGGCGCCCGGGCGGGCCGGAGTGCGGTTCGTCAGCAGCCGGGAAGGGGGCCACCGGTACGTCATCCCGGTGGACGCCGTGCCGCTGCTGCACGACGGCCGACTCGACCGGCGGCTGTTCGACCTCACCACGCTCGGCGAGTACGGCTACGACGACCGGGCGGCCGAACTGCCGCTGCTGGTGGCGTACCCGGAGAACGCCGCGGCGCCGGCGCGGTCCGCCGCCGTCCGGGGCGCCGCGCGGGTGCACGCGGACCTTCCCGCCGCCCACGCGCTGGCCGTGCGGGCGGACCGGAACGGCCGGGCCGAGCTGTGGTCCTCCCTCACCCGCGGCACCACGTCGGAACGCACCCTCGCCCCCGGTGTCACCCGGGTCTGGCTGGACGGCAAGCGCCGGGTCTCCCTGGACCGCAGCGTGCCGCAGATCGGCGCACCGACCGCCTGGCAGGCCGGCTTCGACGGCACCGGGGTGACCGTCGGTGTGCTGGACACCGGGATCGACGCCGGCCACCCCGACTTCGCCGGGCACCTCGCCGCGGTCCGGGACTTCACCGGCGGCGACGACCCCACCGACACCATCGGTCACGGCACCCACGTGGCGTCGACCATCGTGGGCAGCGGCGCCGCCTCCGGCGGCCGGTACCGGGGCGTGGCGCCGGGCGCGAAGCTCGTCGTCGGCAAGGTCTGCGCCACCAACGAGTGCCTGGACTCGGACGTCATCGCCGGCATGGAGTGGGCCGCCGCGCAGGCCCGCGTGGTCAACCTGAGCCTGGGCGACACCGACCGGCCGGGCCTCGACCCGCTGGAGACCGCGGTCCAGGACCTGAGCCACCGGTACGGCACCCTCTTCGTGGTCGCCGCCGGCAACGAGGGCAAGCCGAAGTCGGTCATGACGCCGGCCTCCGCGGACGACGCCCTCGCCGTGGCCGCCGTCGACGCGGACGACCAGCGCGCCTACTTCTCCGCCCGGGGGCCGCGCGTCGGCGACAACCACATCAAGCCCGAGATCAGCGCACCGGGCGTGGACATCGTGGCCGCCGCCCCCGGCGGCGGCTACGCCACCATGTCGGGCACGTCGATGGCGACCCCGCACGTGGCGGGCTCGGCCGCGATCCTCGCCGGACAGCACCCCGACTGGTCCGGCCCACAGCTCAAGGCCGCCCTCATGGACTCGGCCAAGCCGGCCGGCGAGGACAGCCTCTACGAGCAGGGCGCGGGCCGGCTGGACATCGGCCGCGCGGTCAGCCAGCCGGTCGCCGCCGAGGTCGCCGCGATCGACTTCCCGGTCCAGCGCTGGCCCCACGCCGACGACACCCCCGTCGCCCAGGTCGTCGGCTACCGCAACACGGGCACCGCGCCGGTCACGCTGACGCTCGGCGTCGCCCCGGCGCCGGCCGGCATGGTCACCGTCAGCCCGTCCACCCTGGTGGTTCCGCCCGGTGGCCGCGCCCAGGCGACGATCACCGTGGACACCCGGGTGGACGCGCCCGACGGGCTCTACCAGGGCGCGCTGACCGCCACCGGCGCCGGCGACCTGCGGGTACGGACGCCGTTCGCGCTCAACCGGGAGATCGAGAGCTACGACGTCCGGCTCGACCACACCGGCCGCGGCGGCCGGCCGGCCACCGAGTACACCACCGTGGCGGCGAACCTGGCGACGGGCGAGTTCAGCACCCTGGACGGGCAACCGGGCGGCGGCGTCCTGCGGCTGCCCAAGGGCCGGTACGCGCTGTACAGCACCATCCACGAGGGCGCCGCGTCGACCCTGCTCGCGCAGCCCGTCCTCGACGTGCACGGCCCGGTCACCGAGGCCCTCGACGCCCGCACGGCCCGCCCGGTCTCGCTGACCCTGCCCGACCGGGATGCCGCACCGATCTCGATCAACGTGAGCGCGAACTGGAACGACGGCTTCCGCTACCCGGGGGTGCAACTCGACGGCGAGTCGTTCGAGGAGGTCTTCTTCGGCCGGATCGGCCCGGTCGTGACGGCCCCCGAGTTCACCGCGACGCTGGGCGTCGGGCTCGCCCGTCCCGGCCCCGACCGGAGCTTCCGGAACAGCCCGTACACCTACGACCTCGCGTACGTCCGCCAGGGCGACATGTTCACCGGCCTCGCCCGGACCCTGTCCCCGAAGAACCTCGCCACCGTCAAGGCGACCTACCGGAGCCAGTCGACCACCGCCTCCGCCGTCCGCTTCCACCGCGCGGCGTCGCCCGGCGGTGCGGGGCCCATCGGTTCGCGCACGTCGTTCGACCTGCCGTTCCGCGCCACCGAGTACTACAACACCGACGGCGGCATCGTCTGGACGTCCACGTTCGTCGAGGGCGACAACCTCACCACACAGGAATCGACCTTCCAGCCGGGCCGGACGTACACCCAGACCTGGAACGCGGCGCCCTTCGGTCCCACGGTGGGCGGCGCCCCGGCCCTGGCGCCACTGGGGTACGCGGGCCGCGACGGCGACACCATCTCGATCGCGTCGCCGCCGCTGTTCGGTGACGCGGCCGGGCGCCCCGCGAGCCGCGACGACCTGCCGGTCCGCCTCCGGCTGTTCCGTGACGGCACGGAGATCGCCACGGCGGACAGCGCGTACGCGGACTTCCCGGTGCCGCCCGGCAAGGCCAGCTACCGCCTGGAGGCGACCGTCACCCGCGGCGCACCGGACACCCTGTCGACGGCGGTCTCGGTGGCCTGGACCTTCACCTCCGCGCACACGTCGAAGCCGGAGCGGCTGCCCCTGACGACGGCCCGGCCGACACCCACGCTCGACGACACCAACACGGCGCGGGCCGGCACGACGACGACCCTCCCCGTGGCGCTCGACCGGCAGGCGGGCTCCACCGCCGGGCCCGGCCGGCTGCTCGCGGTCTCCGCCTCGTTCGACGACGGCAGGACGTGGGTCGCGTTGCGGGTGCACGGGGACAGCGCCCTCATCCGGCACCCGCGGCAGCCCGACTTCGTCTCGCTGCGGCTGACCGCCGCCGACGGCGCCGGCAACACCGTGACCCAGACGATCCTGCGGGCCTACCGGATCGCCTGA
- a CDS encoding acyltransferase domain-containing protein has product MDLDDTAARLGVPVEEVERVHRLAGDRPSAPLPAKGDAPAILDRLAVRPDDAAEIMAGWPDPDSALWTPELRWLLDRSTALVRADLGGHGWLPPGPALPRERGLAWRHLYVYAYLALVDVVRAYHRDHGIGDAVSWATLADLGRNLAVDRRMRGEGWPVMQSWLTLHARGGLYELGRVQHQRGDATIDLHIPDAGPLTPEAVAASLDEAREFFPRHFPDEHYTAFSCGSWLLDPQLREYLPEDSNIIRFQRRFELEPYEEPDGLDGDVEVLRFVFRTLTTPLDQLPRGTVLQRAVVDHLKAGRHWQWRRGRFPI; this is encoded by the coding sequence GTGGATCTGGACGACACCGCCGCCCGGCTCGGGGTACCCGTCGAAGAGGTCGAGCGCGTGCACCGGCTCGCCGGTGACCGGCCCTCGGCTCCGCTGCCGGCCAAGGGCGACGCCCCCGCGATCCTGGACCGGCTCGCGGTACGCCCGGACGACGCCGCCGAGATCATGGCGGGCTGGCCCGACCCCGACTCCGCACTGTGGACTCCGGAGCTGCGCTGGCTGCTCGACCGCTCGACCGCCCTGGTCCGCGCCGATCTCGGGGGCCACGGCTGGCTGCCGCCCGGTCCGGCGCTGCCCCGCGAACGGGGCCTCGCCTGGCGGCACCTCTACGTGTACGCGTACCTGGCCCTGGTGGACGTCGTCCGGGCGTACCACCGTGACCACGGCATCGGCGACGCCGTGTCGTGGGCGACCCTCGCGGACCTGGGCCGCAACCTCGCGGTCGACCGGCGGATGCGGGGTGAGGGCTGGCCGGTCATGCAGAGCTGGCTGACGCTGCACGCGCGCGGCGGCCTCTACGAGCTGGGCCGGGTGCAGCACCAGCGCGGCGACGCCACCATCGACCTGCACATTCCCGACGCCGGGCCGCTGACCCCGGAGGCGGTCGCGGCGTCGCTCGACGAGGCCCGCGAGTTCTTCCCACGCCACTTTCCCGACGAGCACTACACGGCGTTCTCCTGCGGTTCGTGGCTGCTCGACCCGCAGCTGCGGGAGTACCTGCCCGAGGACTCCAACATCATCCGGTTCCAGCGGAGGTTCGAGCTGGAGCCCTACGAGGAGCCGGACGGGCTGGACGGCGACGTCGAGGTGCTGCGGTTCGTGTTCCGCACCCTGACCACGCCGCTCGACCAGCTGCCGCGCGGCACCGTGCTCCAACGCGCCGTCGTCGACCACCTGAAGGCCGGCCGCCACTGGCAGTGGCGCCGCGGCCGCTTCCCGATCTAG
- a CDS encoding GH25 family lysozyme: MVRRGLAVLLGAALGFVGLAGGASPARALPTPSGYPITGVDVSYFQGPSFDWAATARGGAAFAYIRASEQDGRVVPHNNPDPYYATNRAGARANGLYTGAYHRARPDLSSGRQQADVLLGFAPYVADGRTLPPMLDIEWPRADWGVNDCYNMTPAQLVAWIRDFVTEIAVRTGRPAMIYTNTNWWNPCTGGSQSFAANPLFIANYSQNPPPLPAGWASFTMWQHAAGTAIPGSDYSSADLDVFRGDHAALARLLGGPATSLLATVNNRYVTAANSGTSALIANRTTVGPWEQFDQIDAGGGFVAFRARVNGRYVTAENAGTSPLIANRTAVGAWEKFRIVTNTDGTISLLANANNRYVTAERAGTQPLIANRTAVGPWEKFRAVPPPAPIQLLATVNLRYVTAENSGASALIANRTAAGAWEQFDQIDAGGGFVAFRARVNGRYVTAENAGTSPLIANRTAVGAWEKFRIVTNTDGTISLLANANNRYVTAEGAGTQPLIANRASNGGWERFVPMTG, encoded by the coding sequence ATGGTACGCAGAGGTCTTGCTGTGCTGCTGGGTGCGGCGTTGGGGTTCGTGGGGCTGGCCGGGGGCGCCTCGCCGGCCCGGGCACTGCCGACCCCGAGTGGATACCCGATCACCGGCGTGGACGTGTCCTACTTCCAGGGGCCGTCGTTCGACTGGGCCGCGACGGCCCGGGGCGGCGCGGCGTTCGCCTACATCCGGGCCAGCGAGCAGGACGGCCGGGTCGTGCCGCACAACAATCCGGATCCCTACTACGCCACCAACCGTGCCGGCGCCCGGGCCAACGGCCTGTACACCGGGGCGTACCACCGGGCCCGCCCCGACCTGAGCAGTGGCAGGCAGCAGGCGGACGTCCTGCTCGGCTTCGCCCCGTACGTCGCCGACGGGCGCACCCTTCCGCCGATGCTGGACATCGAGTGGCCCCGGGCCGACTGGGGTGTGAACGACTGCTACAACATGACACCGGCCCAACTGGTGGCCTGGATCCGGGACTTCGTCACCGAGATCGCGGTGCGCACCGGCCGGCCGGCCATGATCTACACGAACACGAACTGGTGGAATCCCTGCACGGGCGGCAGCCAGAGCTTCGCGGCGAACCCGCTGTTCATCGCCAACTACTCGCAGAACCCACCGCCGCTGCCGGCCGGCTGGGCGTCCTTCACCATGTGGCAGCACGCGGCGGGCACCGCCATCCCCGGCTCCGACTACTCCTCGGCCGACCTGGACGTCTTCAGGGGCGACCACGCGGCCCTGGCCCGGCTGCTCGGCGGCCCCGCGACCAGCCTCCTCGCGACCGTCAACAACCGTTACGTGACCGCGGCGAACTCCGGCACCTCGGCCCTGATCGCGAACCGGACCACCGTCGGCCCCTGGGAGCAGTTCGACCAGATCGACGCGGGAGGCGGGTTCGTGGCGTTCCGCGCCCGGGTCAACGGCCGGTACGTCACCGCGGAGAACGCGGGCACCTCGCCACTGATCGCCAACCGCACCGCCGTGGGAGCCTGGGAGAAGTTCCGCATCGTCACCAACACCGACGGCACGATCAGCCTGCTGGCCAACGCGAACAACCGGTACGTCACCGCGGAACGCGCCGGCACCCAGCCGCTGATCGCCAACCGCACCGCCGTCGGCCCCTGGGAGAAGTTCCGCGCCGTCCCGCCGCCGGCCCCGATCCAGCTGCTCGCCACCGTGAACCTTCGTTACGTGACCGCGGAGAACTCCGGCGCATCGGCCCTGATCGCGAACCGGACCGCCGCCGGCGCCTGGGAGCAGTTCGACCAGATCGACGCGGGAGGCGGGTTCGTGGCGTTCCGCGCCCGGGTCAACGGCCGGTACGTCACCGCGGAGAACGCGGGCACCTCGCCACTGATCGCCAACCGCACCGCCGTGGGAGCCTGGGAGAAGTTCCGCATCGTCACCAACACCGACGGCACGATCAGCCTGCTGGCCAACGCGAACAACCGGTACGTCACCGCGGAAGGCGCCGGCACCCAGCCGCTGATCGCCAACCGGGCCAGCAACGGCGGCTGGGAGAGGTTCGTCCCGATGACCGGCTAG
- a CDS encoding serine/threonine-protein kinase — protein sequence MDAGSMLDDRYRLLDRLGAGGMSVIWRAHDEVLGRDVAVKLLSPELAADPQLLHRIRAEARSAARLRHPNVVEVYDYGEAANGDGPPVPYVVMEVVEGRSLAQLLSGGPLPWRVAALVCAQVAAALAAAHRRGIVHRDVKPGNVMVAGAGVKLVDFGISAASGDPDGLSEGLLGTPAYLAPERLERGLVQPSTDVYALGLLLYRALAGRLPWQASTTTQMLAAHRYREPATLPDLAGLPAAVGDLCRRCLAKDPAERPPAAEAASVLGTAAGVPPTTLLLPGSADGTEPMPTRLWSPSLAPVAAGLAASPLVAVPVAGWRRLSPPRRVAVAGAVAVTLLAGSAAALLSARGSPEEHPRAQAGPPAAVMGIGQRQPECSVRYALDRVADGRSSSRVTVTNTGTVPIGGARLAFSLPDRQRLVQGSPGTWRQSGASVQASIGDLPPRGTVTATLAVTYREATSLPGQFRVNDTPCRSSFAVAGQTSQPAPRSGKDDGGKGKGGKKGNGRKDAD from the coding sequence ATGGACGCCGGGTCGATGCTGGACGATCGCTACCGGCTGCTGGACCGGCTGGGCGCGGGCGGTATGTCGGTGATCTGGCGTGCCCACGACGAGGTGCTCGGGCGCGACGTGGCGGTGAAGCTGCTCTCCCCCGAGCTGGCGGCCGACCCGCAGTTGCTGCACCGGATCCGCGCCGAGGCCCGGTCCGCCGCGCGGCTGCGCCACCCGAACGTCGTCGAGGTGTACGACTACGGCGAGGCCGCCAACGGCGACGGCCCGCCGGTGCCGTACGTGGTCATGGAGGTCGTCGAGGGGCGCTCGCTGGCTCAGCTGCTCAGCGGCGGTCCGCTGCCCTGGCGGGTGGCCGCGCTGGTCTGTGCCCAGGTCGCCGCGGCGCTGGCCGCCGCCCACCGCCGCGGGATCGTGCACCGCGACGTCAAACCCGGCAACGTGATGGTGGCGGGGGCCGGGGTGAAACTGGTCGACTTCGGCATCTCGGCGGCCTCGGGCGACCCGGACGGGCTGTCCGAAGGGCTGCTGGGCACACCCGCGTACCTGGCGCCGGAGCGGCTGGAACGAGGTCTCGTGCAGCCCTCCACCGACGTGTACGCGCTCGGGCTGCTGCTCTACCGGGCCCTGGCCGGCCGGCTGCCGTGGCAGGCCTCCACGACCACCCAGATGCTCGCCGCCCACCGCTACCGGGAACCGGCCACGTTGCCGGACCTCGCCGGCCTGCCCGCGGCGGTCGGCGACCTGTGCCGGCGCTGCCTGGCCAAGGATCCCGCCGAGCGTCCGCCGGCCGCCGAGGCGGCTTCCGTCCTCGGTACCGCCGCCGGGGTGCCGCCCACGACCCTCCTGCTCCCCGGCTCCGCGGACGGCACCGAGCCCATGCCCACCCGTCTGTGGTCGCCGTCCCTCGCCCCGGTGGCCGCCGGCCTCGCCGCCTCGCCGCTCGTCGCCGTGCCGGTCGCGGGCTGGCGGCGGCTCTCGCCACCGAGGCGGGTGGCCGTGGCCGGCGCGGTCGCCGTGACGCTGCTGGCCGGCAGCGCGGCCGCCCTGCTGTCGGCCCGCGGGTCGCCCGAGGAGCACCCTCGCGCCCAGGCGGGGCCCCCGGCCGCCGTCATGGGCATCGGTCAACGCCAGCCGGAGTGCAGCGTCCGCTACGCCCTCGACCGGGTCGCGGACGGCCGGTCCTCCAGCCGGGTCACCGTCACCAACACCGGGACGGTGCCGATCGGCGGGGCGCGGCTGGCGTTCAGCCTCCCCGACCGGCAGCGCCTCGTGCAGGGTTCGCCCGGCACGTGGCGGCAGAGCGGCGCCTCGGTGCAGGCGAGCATCGGGGACCTGCCGCCCCGGGGGACCGTCACCGCCACCCTGGCGGTGACCTACCGGGAGGCCACGTCCCTGCCCGGCCAGTTCCGGGTGAACGACACCCCGTGCCGCAGCTCGTTCGCCGTCGCCGGGCAGACGAGCCAGCCCGCCCCGCGCTCCGGAAAGGACGACGGCGGGAAGGGCAAGGGCGGCAAGAAGGGCAACGGCAGGAAGGACGCCGACTAG
- a CDS encoding potassium transporter Kup, with amino-acid sequence MTERGGDEQTGAGDDEPSRTSRPGRPAAGLGLLLGALGVVYGDIGTSPLYALKTVFTLDRNLTPDAPDVYGVISWVFWSIILIVSVKYVIFILRADNDGEGGVMALAALARRALLKVSERRAATVLALGALGAALFYGDSVITPAISVLSAVEGLEVISPAWQVVVLPASAVILTLLFAIQRWGTGRVGAVFGPIMLLWFTCLGVAGAAEVIRHPGVLAGLSPTYAALFVVEHPVIAFIAMGAVVLSITGAEALYADMGHFGRAPIRRAWFGVVFPALTLNYLGQGALILRSPESRNNPFFLLVPGWAQLPMVVLATVATVIASQSVISGAFSVSREAMRLGFLPHLRIRQTSHRQYGQIYAPGVNWGLFVAVLVVVFAFRSSTNLAAAYGVAVTGTFMITTTLFLVVARARWRWPTWRLVVFGVVFGSIELTFFTANLAKVTHGGWLTLLIAIILFTVLLTWRRGAELVTARRIEREGPLAEFIENLHATNIPWVPGTAVFPHPNKETTPLALRANVAHYHVRHEKIVIITGRTANVPHLPWDKRLTIDDLGDPNDGIIHIDALFGFQDPTDFPEVLRRAAAHPHARHVNLDLGQVSYFVSRITLRCTRQPGLAVWRKRLFIALAHNAASHTEFLHLPEERTIVLSAEVAV; translated from the coding sequence GTGACGGAACGCGGGGGCGACGAGCAGACGGGGGCCGGTGACGACGAGCCGTCCCGGACGTCGCGGCCGGGTCGCCCCGCGGCCGGGCTCGGCCTGTTGCTGGGCGCCCTTGGGGTGGTCTACGGCGACATCGGCACGAGCCCCCTGTACGCGTTGAAGACGGTGTTCACCCTCGACCGCAACCTCACACCGGACGCCCCCGACGTGTACGGGGTGATCTCGTGGGTCTTCTGGTCGATCATCCTGATCGTGTCGGTCAAGTACGTCATCTTCATCCTGCGGGCCGACAACGACGGCGAGGGCGGGGTGATGGCCCTGGCCGCCCTCGCCCGGAGGGCGCTGCTCAAGGTCAGTGAACGGCGCGCCGCCACGGTGCTGGCGCTCGGGGCCCTCGGAGCGGCCCTCTTCTACGGCGACAGCGTGATCACCCCGGCGATCTCGGTGCTGTCGGCGGTGGAGGGGCTGGAGGTGATCTCCCCGGCGTGGCAGGTGGTTGTGCTGCCGGCGTCGGCGGTGATCCTCACCCTGCTGTTCGCCATCCAGCGCTGGGGCACCGGACGGGTCGGTGCCGTGTTCGGGCCCATCATGCTGCTGTGGTTCACCTGCCTGGGCGTCGCGGGCGCGGCCGAGGTGATCCGTCACCCGGGCGTCCTGGCCGGGCTGTCACCGACGTACGCGGCCCTGTTCGTGGTCGAGCACCCGGTCATCGCGTTCATCGCCATGGGCGCCGTGGTGCTGTCGATCACCGGCGCCGAGGCGCTCTACGCCGACATGGGGCACTTCGGTCGCGCCCCGATCCGCAGGGCCTGGTTCGGGGTCGTCTTCCCCGCGCTGACCCTGAACTACCTCGGCCAGGGCGCACTGATCCTCCGGTCGCCGGAGAGCCGGAACAACCCGTTCTTCCTGCTGGTGCCGGGCTGGGCGCAGCTGCCCATGGTCGTCCTCGCCACCGTGGCCACCGTGATCGCGTCCCAGTCGGTGATCTCCGGAGCGTTCTCGGTGTCCCGGGAGGCCATGCGCCTGGGCTTCCTGCCGCACCTGCGGATCCGGCAGACCTCCCACCGCCAGTACGGGCAGATCTACGCCCCGGGCGTGAACTGGGGCCTGTTCGTGGCGGTCCTCGTGGTGGTGTTCGCGTTCCGCTCGTCCACGAACCTCGCCGCCGCCTACGGGGTCGCGGTCACCGGCACCTTCATGATTACCACGACCCTGTTCCTGGTCGTCGCACGAGCGCGCTGGCGCTGGCCGACCTGGCGGCTGGTGGTGTTCGGGGTGGTGTTCGGCAGCATCGAGCTGACCTTCTTCACGGCGAACCTGGCCAAGGTCACCCACGGCGGCTGGCTGACGCTGCTCATCGCGATCATCCTGTTCACGGTCCTGCTGACCTGGCGCCGCGGAGCCGAACTGGTCACCGCCCGGCGGATCGAACGGGAAGGACCGCTCGCCGAGTTCATCGAGAACCTGCACGCCACGAACATCCCGTGGGTGCCGGGCACCGCGGTGTTCCCCCATCCCAACAAGGAGACGACGCCGCTGGCGCTGCGCGCGAACGTCGCGCACTACCACGTCCGGCACGAGAAGATCGTCATCATCACGGGCCGCACGGCCAACGTCCCGCACCTGCCCTGGGACAAGCGCCTCACCATCGACGACCTCGGCGACCCGAACGACGGCATCATCCACATCGACGCCCTCTTCGGCTTCCAGGACCCCACCGACTTCCCCGAGGTCCTCCGCCGCGCGGCCGCCCACCCGCACGCCCGGCACGTCAACCTCGACCTGGGCCAGGTCTCCTACTTCGTCTCGCGGATCACGCTGCGCTGCACCCGCCAGCCCGGCCTGGCCGTCTGGCGCAAGCGCCTGTTCATCGCCCTCGCGCACAACGCCGCCAGCCACACCGAGTTCCTCCACCTGCCCGAGGAACGCACCATCGTCCTCAGCGCCGAGGTCGCGGTCTGA
- a CDS encoding alpha/beta fold hydrolase, producing MPTYRHPGTVITDHRFRVPLDHADPAGERIEVYAREVVAAGRERESLPWLLFLQGGPGGRSPRPVGRDGWLDRALDDYRVLLLDQRGTGRSTPADRHTLPLRGDAPAQAGYLAHFRADSIVRDCELIRRELLGEAGRWSLLGQSYGGFCTLTYLSYAPEGVREAFVTGGLPGLRSTPEAVYRAAYPRVQRKVEGHYARYPEDADTVRAVVRHLREQDVRLPGGGRLTAEAFQALGIMLGTGSGSHTLHYLLEDSARSGASGFSDHFLAQVESHLSFAARPLYAVLHESIYGQRSVSPHGTGWAAQSVRAEFPQFDADRADDAPVLLTGEMIYPWMFATDPALAPLAEVADLLARREDWPDLYDPGRLARNDVPVAAAVYHDDMYVDTDDSLATARSVRGLRTWVTNEYEHDGLRVSEGHVLDRLIRMVRGEL from the coding sequence GTGCCGACCTACCGTCATCCGGGCACCGTCATCACCGACCACCGCTTCCGGGTACCGCTCGACCACGCGGACCCGGCCGGCGAGCGGATCGAGGTGTACGCCCGCGAGGTCGTGGCCGCCGGCCGGGAGCGGGAGTCCCTGCCCTGGCTGCTGTTCCTCCAGGGTGGGCCGGGCGGCCGGTCACCCCGCCCGGTGGGCCGCGACGGCTGGCTGGACCGGGCGTTGGACGACTACCGGGTGCTGCTCCTGGACCAGCGCGGCACCGGCCGCTCCACGCCCGCCGACCGGCACACCCTGCCATTGCGGGGCGACGCGCCCGCCCAGGCCGGATACCTGGCGCACTTCCGGGCCGACTCGATCGTCCGGGACTGCGAGCTGATCCGCCGGGAACTGCTCGGCGAGGCCGGGCGCTGGAGCCTCCTGGGCCAGAGCTACGGCGGCTTCTGCACCCTCACCTACCTGTCGTACGCGCCCGAGGGGGTCCGCGAGGCCTTCGTGACCGGGGGCCTCCCGGGCCTGCGCAGCACGCCCGAGGCCGTCTACCGGGCCGCCTACCCCCGGGTGCAACGCAAGGTCGAGGGGCACTACGCCCGCTACCCCGAGGACGCCGACACCGTCCGCGCCGTCGTGCGGCACCTGCGGGAGCAGGACGTACGGCTGCCCGGGGGTGGGCGGTTGACCGCCGAGGCGTTCCAGGCACTCGGCATCATGCTGGGCACCGGCAGCGGGTCCCACACGCTGCACTACCTGCTCGAGGACAGCGCCCGATCGGGGGCGTCCGGGTTCTCCGACCACTTCCTCGCCCAGGTCGAGAGCCACCTGTCGTTCGCCGCCCGCCCGCTCTACGCCGTCCTGCACGAGTCGATCTACGGCCAGCGGTCGGTGTCGCCGCACGGCACCGGATGGGCCGCCCAGTCGGTGCGCGCCGAGTTCCCCCAGTTCGACGCCGACCGTGCCGACGACGCCCCGGTGCTGCTGACCGGCGAGATGATCTATCCGTGGATGTTCGCCACCGACCCGGCGCTGGCCCCGCTGGCCGAGGTGGCGGACCTGCTCGCCCGGCGGGAGGACTGGCCCGACCTCTACGACCCGGGCCGACTGGCGCGCAACGACGTCCCGGTGGCCGCGGCCGTCTACCACGACGACATGTACGTCGACACCGACGACTCGCTCGCCACGGCCCGCTCGGTGCGCGGCCTGCGTACCTGGGTCACGAACGAGTACGAGCACGACGGCCTCCGGGTCAGCGAGGGTCACGTCCTCGACCGGCTGATCCGGATGGTCCGCGGGGAGCTGTGA